The proteins below come from a single Eucalyptus grandis isolate ANBG69807.140 chromosome 3, ASM1654582v1, whole genome shotgun sequence genomic window:
- the LOC120291698 gene encoding disease resistance protein RUN1-like produces the protein MGRSTQEVSFLKGWESEKIDNGHEGTLIKIIVKKVMGDLKRFFQLNVPEQLVGIEDHVQQIMSNIDAEFNGTKIIGIYGMGGIGKTTLAKVLYNKLSSHFDYHSFLANIRETSQCKGIECVQKQLIYDITRSSCDVFNVDEGVNVIKSRFMRKKVLVLLDDIDDSTHLNALVKDGSWFEVGSIVIITTRNKSILDEGRAGYMYQLNELSLDQSLILFSRHAFQKDSPPSDYEVISRDVISTRGAPISS, from the exons ATGGGAAGAAGCACTCAAGAAGTCAGCTTCTTGAAAGGATGGGAATCGGAGAAAATTGATAATGG GCATGAAGGAACATTGATTAAAATTATTGTGAAAAAAGTTATGGGCgatttgaaaagattttttcAGCTAAATGTTCCCGAACAATTAGTGGGAATTGAGGATCATGTGCAGCAGATTATGAGCAATATAGATGCTGAATTCAATGGTACAAAGATTATTGGAATCTATGGAATGGGCGGCATTGGTAAGACTACTCTTGCAAAGGTGTTATACAACAAACTCTCTAGTCATTTTGACTATCATAGCTTCCTGGCAAATATCCGAGAAACATCCCAATGTAAGGGTATTGAATGCGTACAAAAGCAACTCATTTATGACATAACAAGAAGTTCATGTGATGTGTTTAATGTCGACGAAGGAGTTAATGTCATCAAATCTCGATTTATGAGGAAGAAAGTCCTAGTTCTTTTGGATGATATTGATGATAGTACTCACTTGAATGCTTTGGTCAAGGATGGAAGTTGGTTTGAAGTGGGAagtatagtcatcatcacaactagaaacaaaagcattctcGATGAAGGTAGGGCGGGCTACATGTACCAACTCAACGAGTTGTCTTTAgatcaatcattgattttatttagtagaCATGCCTTTCAAAAGGATTCTCCTCCGAGTGATTATGAGGTTATCTCTCGTGATGTCATATCTACTAGGGGGGCTCCCATTAGCTCTTGA